From Desmodus rotundus isolate HL8 chromosome 10, HLdesRot8A.1, whole genome shotgun sequence, one genomic window encodes:
- the CCNI2 gene encoding LOW QUALITY PROTEIN: cyclin-I2 (The sequence of the model RefSeq protein was modified relative to this genomic sequence to represent the inferred CDS: inserted 1 base in 1 codon), which translates to MQIKERLLHIVTXTSLRLAAKGKEEEGFIPRIKDFIKHCGSGCSLNELPRMELAIWDRLPWGPYVGTPLDFLIYEKYGVFCPNMENHNVQFHSLVVTDWPHVVELLPQRTPSLHGASLTKQLQHCMAGHQLLQFKGSTLALVIITLELERLMPDWCAPISDLLKKAQVDINFAPHQALGFQQQRSLSSSSCTENLLFPPPAGALTQSPSGCEGDLSLLGRLEIPNFMDLVTRKEEDRMNAYTAPWFCFSSDSWYQPPRQLHYEA; encoded by the exons ATGCAGATAAAAGAGCGTTTACTCCACATTGTCA TCACTTCCTTGAGACTCGCTgcgaaggggaaggaagaagagggg ttcaTTCCACGCATCAAAGACTTCATAAAGCACTGTGGCTCTGGCTGTAGCCTGAATGAGTTGCCGAGGATGGAGCTGGCTATTTGGGACAGACTGCCCTGGGGCCCTTACGTGGGGACGCCGCTGGACTTC TTGATATATGAAAAGTATGGGGTTTTCTGTCCTAACATGGAAAACCACAATGTCCAGTTCCACTCCCTGGTGGTCACGGACTGGCCCCACGTGGTGGAGCTGCTGCCTCAGAGGACTCCTTCCCTCCACGGCGCGTCCCTGACCAAGCAGCTGCAGCACTGTATGGCGGGCCACCAGCTGCTGCAGTTCAAGGGCTCCACACTGGCCTTGGTCATCATCACCTTAGAGTTGGAGAGGCTCATGCCCGACTGGTGTGCTCCTATATCTGATCTGCTAAAGAAAGCACAGGTAGACATCAACTTTGCCCCACACCAAGCTCTTGGTTTT CAGCAGCAGAGAAGCCTTTCGTCCTCCTCCTGCACAGAGAACCTCCTCTTTCCCCCGCCAGCCGGCGCCCTCACCCAGAGTCCTTCAGGGTGTGAGGGCGACCTCTCCCTGCTGGGCCGCCTGGAAATTCCAAACTTTATGGATCTCGtaacaagaaaggaagaagacC GAATGAACGCTTACACTGCCCCTTGGTTTTGCTTCTCCAGCGACAGCTGGTATCAGCCCCCAAGACAGCTGCACTATGAGGCCTGA